One genomic window of Chloroflexota bacterium includes the following:
- a CDS encoding penicillin acylase family protein, translating into MSLLHTLLTPPLKAILARMSKRRLPMTDGELHLEGLQAPVEVIRDRWGVPHIYAQSEHDLFFAQGYVHAQDRLFQMEIARRLALGRLSEIFGEMALDTDRMARRFGFPRLARQEWESAPDDLQGMLLAYADGVNAFIHAMGDTKEVGFSLLRLTPEDWHPEHTLAIVRVMIWELSHGWQGELVRAELAETVGAEHAADWEIHYPARNPLTLPEGIEFNRLDPDGSLHHARGPFLARGQGSNTWAVAASRSATGGAVLANDMHLKVGVPGVWYENHLVAGDALEVSGVSIAGVPLVLVGHNARLGWGMTLAYVDAEDLFVERFDPQDPTRYLFRGEWRTAEVVEEPIVVKGRSEPVVEKVVITHHGPVISPVVSYGPALRAEADFVERLTVASMALQPGEMVRGWWLLNKAANWDDFVEALRWIEAPQLCTSYADVEGNIGCWVTGKLPVRARGDGSVPVPGWTGEYEWVGEVPFEEMPHTLNPQRGYLVNTNNKVVGDDYPHFLGNIWMNGYRARRLEQMLTAKDKLTLDDHAAMQVDVTSLPGQEFVEALADFQSDDPDAALALRLLRAWDFQLTPDTVGGTVYEVARYTLVRNLLLAVVDEALANRIMGEGYHPLTLYASEFYGHDVVALLRFLRAPDNWWVQQAGGREAWLTRGLKAAVTWLRENLGAQPEGWRWGKLHRLPLEHLLGTQPPLDKIFNLPALEIGGDTDTPFQTAILPQTPYATLNFVPSHRQIFDFTDWDNARMVILPGQSGRLASPHYADMVPLWYEGRYHPMLWSREEVKAHAEGTLLLRPGEAHAGAAH; encoded by the coding sequence ATGTCCCTGCTCCACACCCTTCTCACCCCACCCTTGAAAGCCATCCTGGCCCGCATGAGCAAGCGCCGCCTGCCGATGACCGACGGCGAACTGCACCTCGAGGGGCTGCAGGCGCCCGTGGAGGTCATTCGCGACCGTTGGGGCGTGCCGCATATTTACGCCCAAAGCGAGCACGACCTTTTCTTCGCCCAGGGTTATGTCCACGCTCAGGATCGGCTGTTTCAAATGGAAATCGCCCGGCGGCTGGCCTTGGGCCGCCTGAGCGAGATTTTCGGCGAGATGGCGTTGGATACCGACCGCATGGCGCGCCGTTTTGGCTTCCCGCGCCTGGCCCGGCAGGAATGGGAAAGCGCCCCCGATGACCTGCAGGGGATGTTGCTGGCTTACGCCGACGGCGTCAATGCTTTCATTCACGCTATGGGCGACACCAAAGAGGTGGGCTTCTCGCTGCTGCGCCTGACGCCGGAAGACTGGCACCCGGAACACACCCTGGCGATCGTGCGGGTGATGATTTGGGAACTCTCGCACGGCTGGCAGGGCGAACTGGTGCGGGCGGAACTCGCCGAAACCGTGGGGGCTGAGCACGCCGCCGATTGGGAAATCCACTACCCGGCGCGCAATCCGCTCACCTTGCCGGAGGGCATTGAATTCAACCGTTTGGACCCCGACGGCAGCCTGCACCACGCGCGAGGGCCATTCCTCGCCCGCGGGCAGGGGAGCAACACCTGGGCCGTGGCGGCTTCCCGCAGCGCCACGGGCGGCGCGGTGCTGGCCAACGATATGCACCTCAAGGTGGGGGTGCCCGGCGTGTGGTATGAAAACCACCTGGTGGCCGGGGACGCGCTGGAAGTAAGCGGCGTGAGCATCGCCGGCGTGCCGTTAGTGCTGGTGGGGCACAACGCCCGCCTCGGCTGGGGCATGACCCTGGCTTATGTGGATGCCGAAGACCTTTTTGTGGAGCGTTTCGACCCGCAGGACCCCACGCGTTACCTCTTCCGTGGCGAATGGCGCACGGCAGAGGTGGTGGAGGAGCCCATTGTCGTCAAAGGGCGCAGCGAGCCGGTGGTCGAAAAGGTGGTGATCACCCATCACGGCCCGGTGATTTCGCCGGTGGTTTCGTATGGCCCGGCGCTGCGGGCCGAGGCCGACTTTGTGGAGCGGCTGACGGTGGCTTCGATGGCCCTGCAGCCGGGCGAAATGGTGCGCGGCTGGTGGCTGCTCAACAAAGCCGCCAACTGGGATGACTTCGTGGAGGCCCTGCGTTGGATCGAAGCGCCGCAACTTTGCACCAGTTACGCCGATGTGGAAGGCAACATTGGCTGCTGGGTGACGGGCAAACTGCCCGTGCGTGCCAGGGGCGACGGCAGCGTGCCGGTGCCGGGCTGGACGGGCGAATATGAATGGGTGGGCGAGGTGCCTTTCGAGGAAATGCCCCATACGCTCAACCCCCAGCGTGGCTATCTGGTCAACACCAACAACAAAGTCGTGGGCGATGATTACCCCCACTTCCTCGGCAATATCTGGATGAACGGCTACCGCGCCCGCCGTCTGGAACAAATGCTCACGGCGAAGGATAAACTCACCCTCGATGACCACGCGGCCATGCAGGTGGACGTCACTTCCCTGCCGGGGCAGGAATTCGTGGAAGCCCTGGCCGATTTCCAGAGCGACGACCCCGACGCTGCCCTGGCGCTGCGCCTGCTGCGGGCATGGGATTTCCAACTCACGCCCGACACGGTAGGCGGCACCGTCTACGAAGTCGCCCGCTACACGCTGGTGCGCAATCTGTTGCTGGCTGTTGTAGACGAAGCCCTTGCCAATCGCATCATGGGCGAGGGTTATCATCCTTTAACGCTGTATGCTTCGGAATTTTACGGTCATGACGTGGTGGCGCTGCTGCGCTTTTTACGCGCCCCCGACAACTGGTGGGTGCAGCAGGCCGGGGGACGGGAAGCCTGGCTGACGCGTGGCTTGAAAGCGGCCGTAACATGGCTGCGGGAAAACCTGGGCGCTCAACCGGAAGGCTGGCGATGGGGCAAACTCCACCGCCTGCCGCTGGAGCATTTGTTGGGCACGCAGCCACCGTTGGATAAAATTTTCAACCTGCCCGCTCTGGAAATTGGCGGTGACACCGACACCCCCTTCCAAACCGCCATTTTGCCCCAAACGCCTTACGCCACCCTCAACTTTGTGCCCTCTCACCGCCAGATCTTCGACTTCACCGATTGGGACAACGCCCGTATGGTGATCTTGCCCGGCCAGTCGGGGCGGCTTGCCAGCCCCCATTACGCCGACATGGTGCCGTTGTGGTATGAGGGGCGCTATCATCCCATGTTGTGGTCGCGTGAGGAGGTGAAAGCCCATGCCGAAGGCACATTGCTCTTGCGCCCTGGGGAAGCCCACGCCGGCGCTGCACATTAG
- a CDS encoding macro domain-containing protein, with product METLRERPLSNGGVLRLVHGDITAQAVDAIVNAANSHLAHGGGVAAVIARKGGRVVWEQSRRWVQEHGPVPHDCPAYTSCGNLPCRYIIHAVGPVWHGGHDDEDAKLRAAVQGALQRAEALGLTSIAFPAISTGIYGFPKGRAAEVFYRAIADYFAVHPQSPLRDVRLVLYDRPTLEAFLAVWDAGDAA from the coding sequence ATGGAAACCCTGCGTGAGCGTCCGTTGTCCAACGGCGGCGTGCTGCGGCTGGTGCACGGCGACATCACCGCGCAGGCGGTGGACGCCATCGTGAACGCGGCCAACAGCCACCTTGCCCACGGCGGCGGGGTGGCTGCTGTCATTGCCCGCAAGGGCGGCCGCGTGGTGTGGGAGCAGTCCCGGCGGTGGGTGCAGGAACACGGCCCGGTGCCCCATGACTGCCCGGCTTACACCTCGTGCGGCAATTTGCCCTGCCGTTACATCATTCACGCGGTGGGGCCGGTGTGGCATGGCGGTCATGATGACGAAGACGCCAAACTGCGGGCTGCGGTGCAAGGCGCATTGCAGCGCGCTGAAGCATTGGGTTTGACTTCCATCGCCTTCCCGGCCATCAGCACCGGCATTTACGGTTTCCCCAAAGGGAGGGCTGCGGAGGTGTTCTACCGGGCCATCGCCGATTATTTCGCTGTCCATCCTCAGAGCCCCTTGCGCGATGTGCGCCTGGTGCTCTACGACCGCCCCACGCTGGAGGCGTTTCTCGCCGTGTGGGATGCCGGGGACGCTGCGTGA
- a CDS encoding methylated-DNA--[protein]-cysteine S-methyltransferase, with amino-acid sequence MTAYTAFTDIPSWGTLGVTVSPAGLVAVHWGPSPAHPGGLAGEADAPVAQALRCAASQWLAHLREYFAGKRQVFPLEIAWRTLSAFQRQVLQATAAIPYGETRTYGQIAAAIGKPGAARAVGRALASNPMPIVIPCHRVVSADGRLHGYSGPGGLETKARLLALESASLALTP; translated from the coding sequence ATGACGGCTTACACCGCCTTTACCGACATCCCTTCGTGGGGCACGCTGGGGGTCACTGTCTCCCCGGCGGGCCTGGTGGCCGTGCATTGGGGGCCTTCCCCCGCGCACCCTGGCGGGCTGGCGGGCGAAGCCGATGCGCCGGTTGCCCAGGCGCTGCGCTGCGCGGCTTCCCAGTGGCTGGCGCACCTGCGGGAATATTTTGCTGGAAAGCGGCAGGTCTTCCCTCTGGAAATCGCGTGGCGTACCTTGTCGGCCTTCCAGCGGCAGGTGCTGCAGGCCACGGCGGCCATTCCTTACGGCGAAACGCGCACCTACGGGCAAATTGCCGCTGCCATCGGGAAGCCTGGGGCTGCTCGCGCCGTGGGGCGCGCGCTGGCTTCCAACCCCATGCCCATTGTCATCCCCTGCCACCGGGTGGTGAGTGCTGACGGCCGCCTGCATGGTTACAGCGGGCCGGGCGGTCTCGAAACCAAAGCCCGCCTGCTGGCATTGGAAAGCGCCAGCCTTGCCCTCACCCCGTAG
- a CDS encoding DUF2344 domain-containing protein — translation MPLRIRLTYAKTDAMRYTGHLDVQRTLERTFRRAGLPLLHSQGYHPRPKMHLASALPLGCTGEHELADFWLTEPLPLETIEAALRQAAPPGIRVLAVEAVPAGEPPLPNQVVASEYRVTLLETVPDLAVRVHRLLEAEHLPRERRGKPYDLRPLIEALEILPPDDAGRPRLQMRLSAREGATGRPDEVLAALDIPLGAARIHRTRQFLRSA, via the coding sequence ATGCCCCTCCGCATCCGCCTGACCTACGCCAAAACCGATGCCATGCGCTACACCGGCCATTTGGACGTGCAGCGCACCTTAGAGCGCACCTTCCGCCGTGCCGGGTTGCCGCTGCTGCACAGCCAGGGCTATCACCCCCGCCCCAAGATGCACCTGGCCTCGGCGCTGCCGTTGGGGTGCACCGGCGAACACGAATTGGCCGATTTCTGGCTGACCGAGCCGCTGCCTTTGGAAACCATCGAGGCGGCCCTGCGGCAGGCTGCGCCGCCGGGTATTCGCGTTCTGGCTGTGGAAGCCGTCCCGGCCGGGGAACCGCCCTTGCCCAACCAGGTGGTGGCAAGCGAATATCGCGTCACGCTGCTGGAAACCGTACCCGACCTGGCAGTGCGTGTCCACCGTTTGCTGGAAGCCGAGCACCTGCCGCGAGAACGCCGCGGCAAGCCCTACGACCTGCGCCCGTTGATTGAGGCGTTGGAAATCTTGCCGCCGGATGATGCTGGCCGCCCCCGCTTGCAAATGCGTCTCAGCGCGCGCGAAGGCGCCACCGGTCGCCCCGACGAGGTGCTCGCGGCGCTCGACATTCCCCTTGGGGCAGCCCGCATTCACCGTACCCGGCAATTCCTGCGGTCAGCGTGA
- a CDS encoding RNA methyltransferase, whose translation MSDRIRSRRNPKVQHVRRLLRSARVRREVGQFVAEGVRLAEEALAAGWQPVWVLFSDDIGARGQAVVEAFRQQGVPVFAASPEVMQAASATETPQGVLLVLPLPPPRWPDDADFLLVLDGVRDPGNVGTMLRTAWAAGVQGVLLSPDCADPFNPKVVRAGMGAHFHLPLRRAPWEALLPLLEGKARFLAAGGEGVPYTTADFRQPLALIVGGEAHGAGQAARQAATQVVHIPMPGAAESLNAAVAAAVLMFEVVRQRR comes from the coding sequence ATGAGCGACCGCATTCGCTCCCGCCGGAACCCGAAGGTGCAGCATGTGCGCCGCTTGCTGCGCAGCGCCCGCGTGCGGCGTGAGGTAGGGCAGTTTGTGGCCGAGGGCGTGCGGCTGGCCGAAGAGGCGCTGGCCGCGGGCTGGCAGCCGGTGTGGGTGCTGTTTTCCGACGACATCGGCGCGCGCGGGCAGGCGGTGGTGGAAGCCTTCCGGCAGCAGGGGGTGCCGGTGTTTGCGGCCTCGCCAGAGGTCATGCAGGCGGCCAGTGCCACCGAAACGCCGCAGGGCGTGCTGCTGGTGTTGCCGTTGCCCCCGCCCCGCTGGCCGGATGACGCGGATTTCCTGCTGGTGCTCGACGGTGTGCGCGACCCTGGCAATGTGGGCACGATGTTGCGCACGGCCTGGGCGGCGGGGGTGCAGGGCGTGCTGCTTTCCCCCGATTGCGCCGACCCCTTCAACCCCAAAGTGGTGCGGGCAGGCATGGGGGCGCATTTCCACCTGCCGCTGCGCCGCGCGCCGTGGGAGGCGCTGCTTCCCCTGCTGGAAGGCAAGGCCCGCTTCCTGGCCGCGGGGGGCGAAGGGGTGCCCTACACGACGGCCGACTTTCGCCAGCCCCTCGCGCTCATCGTGGGCGGGGAAGCCCACGGCGCGGGGCAAGCCGCGCGGCAAGCCGCCACCCAGGTTGTGCACATTCCCATGCCCGGCGCGGCGGAATCGCTCAATGCGGCAGTGGCAGCGGCGGTTTTGATGTTCGAGGTGGTGCGGCAGCGAAGGTGA
- a CDS encoding rhomboid family intramembrane serine protease: MFPIKDTVRSRSFPLMNWLLIAANVLVFLHEDHLSQMALRRFIDTYGMVPARLWLHPLEAWPTLFTSMFLHGGWFHLLSNMWVLFIFGDNVEDRMGSFRYLLFYLLSGLAAGLTQAAILPTSHVPTVGASGAIAGVLGAYMLFYPRGRVLTLVPIFFFITFVEIPAWIFIGIWFLTQLYSGWMALLPYGAHTMGGVAWWAHIGGFMFGLLFANLFAQKHYRRYADEFYRW; the protein is encoded by the coding sequence ATGTTCCCCATCAAAGACACTGTCCGTTCGCGCTCGTTCCCCCTGATGAACTGGCTGCTCATCGCGGCCAACGTGTTGGTTTTCCTGCACGAAGACCACCTGAGCCAAATGGCGTTGCGGCGCTTCATTGACACCTATGGCATGGTGCCTGCTCGCCTGTGGCTGCACCCTCTGGAAGCCTGGCCTACCCTCTTTACCAGCATGTTCCTGCACGGAGGGTGGTTCCATTTGCTTAGCAATATGTGGGTGCTTTTCATCTTTGGCGATAACGTGGAAGACCGCATGGGGTCGTTCCGTTACCTGCTGTTTTACCTGCTGAGCGGGCTGGCAGCCGGGCTGACGCAGGCGGCGATTTTGCCCACCAGTCACGTGCCCACGGTGGGGGCCAGCGGTGCGATTGCCGGCGTGTTGGGCGCTTATATGCTGTTTTACCCCCGCGGCCGGGTGTTGACTTTGGTGCCGATTTTCTTTTTCATCACTTTCGTGGAAATCCCGGCCTGGATTTTCATCGGCATCTGGTTCCTCACCCAGTTGTATTCCGGCTGGATGGCGCTGTTGCCTTACGGTGCCCACACGATGGGAGGCGTTGCCTGGTGGGCGCACATTGGCGGGTTTATGTTCGGCCTCCTTTTTGCCAACCTGTTCGCACAAAAGCACTATCGGCGCTATGCCGATGAATTTTATCGCTGGTAA
- a CDS encoding ATPase: MDILELVDRLEELFNESRAVPFTHNVIVDEDRMLDIIDQMRITIPDEVRKARQLLNQKERVLAQAKEEAQRTIQLAQERREQMIQRDAIVQEAEARAREIIAQAREDAEAIRREADDYALQKLQELEMALARMMAEVQNGIQALQQTQAAAEPPPVAPPEA; the protein is encoded by the coding sequence ATGGACATTCTGGAACTGGTCGACCGTTTGGAAGAACTTTTCAACGAAAGCCGTGCTGTGCCTTTCACGCACAACGTCATCGTAGATGAAGACCGCATGTTAGACATCATCGACCAGATGCGTATTACCATTCCCGACGAGGTGCGCAAGGCGCGGCAGTTGCTCAATCAGAAAGAACGGGTGTTGGCGCAGGCGAAGGAAGAGGCCCAGCGCACCATTCAGTTGGCACAGGAACGTCGCGAGCAAATGATCCAGCGCGATGCCATCGTGCAGGAAGCCGAAGCCCGCGCGCGAGAAATCATTGCTCAGGCACGCGAAGACGCCGAAGCCATCCGGCGGGAAGCCGACGACTACGCGCTGCAAAAACTGCAAGAGCTGGAAATGGCCCTGGCGCGCATGATGGCCGAGGTGCAGAACGGCATTCAGGCGTTGCAGCAAACCCAGGCCGCGGCCGAACCGCCGCCTGTCGCGCCGCCGGAAGCCTGA
- the galE gene encoding UDP-glucose 4-epimerase GalE, which yields MPSVFVTGGAGYIGSAAVEALLKAGYAVTVYDSLVTGHRQAVPAGAEFIHADLSDEETLSEALHARDYLAVLHFAAFIQAGESMEKPGMYFRNNVANAIRLIDAATEAGIRRFVFSSTAAVYAPRDEPLDENAPLGPTNVYGQTKLMVEQILEWYRRTRGLHYAALRYFNAAGALPDRGEAHPHESHLIPLVLQVALGQREKIYIFGDDYPTPDGTAIRDYIHIADLVAAHLLALDALAERDKLIYNLGNGVGYSVREVIDTAREVTGHPIPAEVAPRRPGDPSRLVASSERIRRELGWQPQIPALRDIIASAWAWHQSHPYGYED from the coding sequence ATGCCCTCTGTATTCGTCACCGGCGGGGCGGGCTACATTGGCTCGGCCGCTGTGGAAGCCCTGCTGAAAGCCGGTTATGCCGTCACCGTGTACGATTCCCTCGTCACCGGCCACCGTCAGGCCGTTCCGGCGGGCGCTGAATTCATCCACGCCGACCTGAGCGACGAAGAAACGCTCAGCGAAGCCCTGCACGCCCGCGATTACCTCGCGGTGCTGCACTTCGCGGCCTTCATTCAAGCCGGGGAAAGCATGGAAAAGCCCGGCATGTACTTCCGCAACAACGTTGCCAACGCCATCCGGCTGATTGACGCCGCCACGGAAGCGGGCATTCGGCGGTTCGTGTTCTCCTCCACAGCGGCGGTATATGCGCCCCGCGATGAACCGTTAGATGAAAACGCCCCCCTCGGCCCCACCAATGTGTACGGCCAGACCAAGTTGATGGTCGAGCAAATTCTGGAATGGTACCGGCGCACCCGCGGCCTGCACTATGCCGCCCTGCGCTACTTCAACGCGGCGGGCGCCCTGCCCGACCGCGGCGAAGCTCACCCCCACGAATCGCACCTCATCCCGCTGGTGCTGCAGGTAGCCCTGGGCCAGCGGGAGAAAATCTACATCTTCGGCGACGACTACCCCACCCCCGACGGCACGGCGATACGCGACTACATCCACATTGCCGACCTGGTGGCCGCTCACCTGCTGGCGCTGGATGCGCTGGCCGAGCGCGACAAACTCATCTACAACCTGGGCAACGGTGTGGGCTATTCCGTGCGGGAAGTCATCGACACCGCGCGGGAAGTCACCGGCCATCCCATTCCTGCCGAAGTGGCCCCCCGCCGCCCCGGCGACCCCTCCCGCCTGGTGGCCTCTTCCGAGCGCATCCGCCGGGAACTGGGCTGGCAGCCGCAAATCCCGGCCCTGCGCGACATCATCGCCAGCGCGTGGGCCTGGCATCAAAGCCACCCTTACGGCTACGAAGATTGA
- a CDS encoding GMC family oxidoreductase yields the protein MPLPTYDFVVIGSGFGGSVSALRLAEKGYSVLVLERGRRFRDQDFATTNWQFWKYLWAPPLRSFGILEISLLNGLMVLHGAGVGGGSLGYANVLEVPPDDMFANPAWRDLADWKTLLAPHYQTARRMLGVARNPRLTPADHALQAVVTDLGQGDTFRPTEVGVFFGPEGEEVPDPFFGGEGPPRRGCQFCGACMVGCRHNAKNTLVKNYLYLAEKRGVQVLAEREVTDLRALPPDQPDEARYEVRFRRSTALLPREAAVVRARHVVVAAGVLGTLKLLFHAREVSGGLPRLSPRLGENVRTNSEELVGAVARTRKVDFSQGIAITSIARADAETRIEPVRYPRGSSLMRLIAAPTLPDPRTPRGKRWLGAVAALFRTPGHVARTYILPGWADRTTILLVMQTADNRLSLRYGRHPLYAFRRGLVVQHDPLRPIPVGVPGGHEAARRFAARIDGMVAGSAAESLLGLPITAHILGGVPFGRDAQEGVVGLDGQVHHYPGLYVVDGSIVPANPGVNPSLTITALAEYVLSQIPPK from the coding sequence TTGCCTCTCCCCACCTACGACTTCGTGGTCATCGGCAGCGGCTTCGGCGGCAGCGTTTCGGCGCTGCGGCTGGCCGAAAAGGGCTATTCGGTGCTTGTATTGGAGCGCGGCAGGCGCTTTCGCGACCAGGATTTCGCCACCACCAACTGGCAGTTCTGGAAATACCTCTGGGCGCCGCCGCTGCGCAGTTTCGGCATTCTGGAAATCAGCCTGCTGAACGGCCTGATGGTGCTGCACGGCGCGGGCGTGGGCGGCGGCAGTCTGGGCTACGCCAACGTGCTGGAAGTGCCACCCGACGATATGTTTGCCAACCCCGCCTGGCGCGACCTCGCGGACTGGAAAACCCTCCTCGCCCCCCACTATCAGACCGCCCGCCGGATGCTGGGCGTTGCCCGCAACCCGCGTCTGACCCCCGCCGACCATGCGCTGCAGGCCGTCGTGACCGACCTCGGCCAGGGCGACACCTTCCGCCCCACCGAGGTCGGCGTGTTTTTCGGCCCGGAAGGCGAAGAAGTGCCCGACCCCTTTTTCGGCGGCGAAGGCCCGCCCCGCCGCGGCTGCCAGTTTTGCGGAGCGTGCATGGTCGGCTGCCGCCACAATGCCAAAAACACCCTGGTCAAGAACTATCTCTACCTGGCTGAAAAGCGCGGCGTGCAGGTGCTGGCCGAGCGGGAAGTCACCGACCTGCGCGCCCTGCCGCCCGACCAGCCCGATGAAGCCCGCTACGAAGTCCGCTTTCGGCGCAGCACGGCGCTGCTGCCGCGGGAAGCCGCGGTGGTGCGCGCCCGCCATGTCGTGGTCGCAGCGGGGGTGCTGGGCACCCTGAAACTGCTCTTCCACGCCCGCGAGGTCAGCGGCGGCCTGCCGCGGCTTTCCCCGCGGCTGGGCGAAAACGTGCGCACCAACAGCGAAGAACTGGTGGGCGCGGTGGCGCGCACCCGCAAGGTGGACTTTTCCCAGGGCATTGCCATCACCAGCATCGCCCGCGCGGATGCGGAAACCCGCATCGAGCCGGTGCGCTACCCGCGCGGCTCTTCCCTCATGCGGCTGATTGCCGCCCCCACCCTGCCCGACCCGCGCACCCCGCGCGGCAAACGCTGGCTCGGCGCGGTGGCGGCGCTCTTCCGCACGCCCGGGCATGTCGCCCGCACCTACATCCTGCCCGGCTGGGCCGACCGCACGACCATCCTATTGGTCATGCAAACCGCCGACAACCGCCTCAGCCTGCGCTACGGGCGGCATCCCCTCTATGCCTTCCGCCGCGGGCTGGTAGTGCAGCACGACCCCCTGCGCCCCATTCCGGTGGGCGTGCCCGGCGGCCACGAAGCCGCCCGCCGCTTCGCAGCCCGCATTGACGGCATGGTGGCCGGTTCAGCCGCCGAAAGCCTGCTCGGCCTGCCCATCACAGCGCACATCCTTGGGGGCGTGCCCTTTGGCCGCGACGCGCAGGAAGGCGTGGTAGGGCTGGACGGCCAGGTGCATCACTACCCCGGCCTCTATGTGGTGGACGGCAGCATCGTACCCGCCAACCCCGGCGTCAACCCCAGCCTGACCATCACCGCCCTGGCCGAATATGTGCTGAGCCAGATTCCCCCAAAATAA